The Silurus meridionalis isolate SWU-2019-XX chromosome 6, ASM1480568v1, whole genome shotgun sequence genome contains the following window.
GTATGTAATCATGACTAAACATTGTCTCATAAACTTGAACATCATTTGTCTAGAACTTTATGAACTACTCAAGCAAATCACTTTTTActtgtatatattgttttacacttttagaATATAGTTTTAATTTTGTGCTTCTCAGTGTGCAACTGGACTtccaattaaatatttaagacATTTATTCCGTGTATCAGGCCACTTCTGTAAAAGAAACAATTATCATTTATTAGACACATAAGTTCTATAACCTGTactgatgatgtgtatattttggttgtggtgtgtatttataaatCTTCTGCAGTATACATACCTTTATGACATCAAACCACCAAGCACAGTCCACCAGATCTTCACTATCTTCTGTCTTACACACAAGACAATCAATCAgcagctttttaaaataaaaagtgatagATTTTTGTTTAGGAAACATTTTGAGAATTtgtaatgttataaaatataattacagtagAAAGTCTAATAAGtatgttgttttaatttaatttgttttgtcaGAGTCAAAAGGCTGAAGAAAGAAATCTAAAAAGCTTAAAGTCTATAATGACATAAAGTAACACACCGATTTATTGAATCTTGTAGTGCATTCATCTCGGTGCTCATATGCGTTGTCTGAAGACTTCTTGCATTTTGTGACTTGCAGAAGGACATTTACATACAAGTCTTTCTTCCTAAGCTGTGAACAaagggtaaaaaataaaatacagattaaaattATAAGGGGTGAACAACTACCGGCTATGCATATAATTCTTGCAagattttaacattatttatgaCGTGTGTACATACAACATGTATGTAAACTaataacaattacatttatttctgtttgttgcATTAAGATTTActttaacagcaaaaaaaagccTTGTATAGATAAAGtaattatacagtggaacccggttatgtcgtcGGCCTATGGGATGCTAAAATGCGTCGAGATAACCAATGATCGAcacaaacgaaaaccaatatggcggcaatatattaacgtgcttgaaatgtctttatgtacatgatgcacatgtttttggaggttttttacacaacagcgttgccgcgatttgattgattggtcatgcggatcgagataacctgtaatgcggataaggaggcagaagccgaagtaaacgcaaacaaagtttattgagaatactcaggagataatccaccaatacttgtagtgaagcagtaatatccagtggtgcgctccgggagcgctgtccacgaagttctgtgaaagcagagaaagtttgtgtagagaatccacagatccgcgctatggaaaggGATCGGGTtaatccggggtgccgttgagaAAATGctgagtccgagaagaaggacACGTAGCGGGATATGTATACacgattacacagaccgccatgaaccaacacatacgatcatgcacaaacaataacggactgtgagtgtgtggaggtgaggggcttaaataggatatgggatgagtgagtgaatgagagtcagttgtgtgtgatcagcatgactgcgacgagctcagagaagaagcagggtgcttcggggaatgccgccgccgaagggggcgtggcagggggattcctgacataaccgacgttaagtggcaaatttgcctcTCCTTGTGCTtcagatattagggttcggcgacataaaaaaatctacataaccgattaaaaaatgctaagacaaagcgagaatttggcggttccacttcaaaaacgtcgacttaatagggttggcgagttgaccgaggtcgagataaatGGGTTTgactgtagtgtgtatatatactgaatGCTCTTTGAACAAATAGTTTGAATTAAGcaatgtgttatttattttatcttgttTTCTTATAGCTATTTTACGCTTTccgttttctttttcatttgataatttgatattttcaatgttatgaaatcataaatgaggGACATTTAATTTTGGCGCAATGCCCTCAGTTAAGTTAGATTTTTTGGCACTTCGTGGAAAATGTTTGGGCACCTCTGGTCAACACCAAAGAGTAaagcatttgtataaataattaacCATATActaattgttgtttttaagtAATTCCTTGAAAATATTGACAAAACATACCTTCGGTTCTCCTTTGATTGAATGAAAAGCAACATGATAACGCGATCCAAAGTTTTCGTTCGCCTTTTTCAGAGCCTTGTCTATATGTGTTCGTAAATTATCAGACAAACTTCTGTAGTTATCAAAAGTCTGAGCAGAAACCACCAGAGTCAGGCTGCCAGAAGCAAAATCTTAAGAGTACTATCCATGTTGTGCAGGACAACCGAGCTGTGTGTCATGGATCAAGTCTAATATCTGAACTTCTGtcaggaaaaacacacaccaagGCACTCCAACCGTGATTGGTCATTTGGTCAGACTGTTAACATTTCATACATTTGTACTCAGAGCACAGTTCAAAAGAGAAACGCCTgaaatagtttttgtttttttggattgtTAAACACCAAAGAACCAAGAAACAGATAACAGATAAAGAACCAAGAAAAATAGATTAAACCTTACATCAAGCCAAAAACCCACAGCTGTAGTATATTACTGAAAATAATTCCTGTGGTAATCATGTTATTTGTGATGAACAATGACACAAAATGGCTAGATATGTATTACTCTACCCAACAACAAATAGAAATGTATAGTTATTAACGTTAGTTCTATGtcacacttttacattttttatctatTGTGTAAATAGCACTGTGAAAGAAAAATTCAAAATCTTCACTGGCCTGACCAATAAGATCCTCACATACAGGTTTGATAGGCCTGAAATAATGACCACCTACACTAGTACATGTATCAACACTGTCATTATCAATATCTGGAAATGGGTTGGTATCAGGGAGCCATATATCCGTTTGGGTAGAAGAGTGAGAGACTTCAGGGTCATGAAACAGTTGATATGATGGCCACATTCTTGGGTCAGGCAAAGGTAAGAAGGTAAGATAACGGTGTATCAAGAAACAATGTATATTCAGCAGCCACGTGCGTTAGCAGCATCTGGCGATCTTTTGCCAGGTTACACTGTACAGCAGTGGTCCGTGGGTGAATTGttaccgggccacacagaaagaatacataacttacattatttccattttatttattatctgattctgaataatgttttattttggaaaattaccagattctctatgccacatctgtctatgactcacttttgatgcatgtcatgatgccttggtcacatgtcttaccttcaTCCGCTACCTTCgtaaaggggctgctccagcCGCTAACAcgtaatacattaccgctaaattgaaacccagaagctagcaaaatgaacaaaaaaacaacacagtggatttacgtttattatatttagaaaaataccagtttttatgccggtcgtatcattttattttgttgtaattatctgtcacaccttaaaggccggtccgtgaaaatattgtctgacattaaactggtccatggcgcaaaaaaggttggggaccgctgctgTACAGGGATGTGCCTGGCTAACAACATTCTTTAGCACTAATTTGAGCATGTAAACAGAATTATGTAATCACTAAATCACTAAAAACAATGataatatttttatctttaGAAAAACCTTTATCATTAATCTGGTTTTAATACAATGGAATTTTAGTTTCTTATTTTAGCCATTATTTTTACGATTCAGTCAAATGATGTGTAATGATTCAAAGTAGTGATTCACTGTTCGTCTCACACAGCgttaattgtataaaaaaatccttttccACTAATGAATATTCCAGTATTTATCTGAATCTGAACCAGTAAAACACCTAGTACCTAGATAAATTcagtgcacatttctgtttgaccatttttatttaaaatataaatataaaagaggcaaaatttaAAACTTGAACGCAACACACATATTAACAATGcactttctttactcagatatataaaaaaagttaatcactaaacatttgtttaactgatgtgccaagttttaaatcaagcaccaaaatccggcaTGGTGCAACACATCCGGcatttaaaaccgtccgtgtggaaacatagcaaaagttccattaGGTGTCcagatgatttacgtaatttaaaacaccataattataaaatattttaacatgcCGCCCTGTCatccaaaaatgtaaacaataatgTAAAACTTGTCTGTTTGAGCAACTGGCTCAGTGCAAAGAAAAGATGTAATGGGaacctgtgtttttttccatgtgTTCTTTTTTCCATGTGTTTAATAGACATGAGCAAGGTCTTTGAAAAACATGTCTACCATCTTTGAAACATGTCGATGTTCTTAATGGTCTGTTCTTCAAATGGttttagtaataataaacacacaattgcATAAAGCATCTGTTGGGTAAGGGGCCACTTTTAATCGAACATTGTGGTAAAAACAATCAGATTACAGACAGAAGTGTAGAACCTTGCTAGATACATATGATTTTCTCACTCAGTGAATGTCATATTTGTTGCACAGATCATGTACTGCAACAAAAGTTATATGTTGAAGAGTAATTAGTTAATTTTGTTGTCAGATACTGGTTGTTTAATGTCCATGTGCTGCTTTACAGTCAGTATAAGTGGTTTATATTGATACAGAAGAGAAATACTACTTTGTCAGTGATTAGAGTCAGATCCAAGTGTACTGTAGGTTCATTCTTATTAGATGTAATCATGAACAAGAGATtatttgtgtgcgtgcgtgcgtgcatgtgtgtgctgaACCGAGTTTGCCTAGAACGTTATGAAATACTCAGGCACTGAGCATCAATTCTGCATGTAAGCAAATCACTTTTCACTTATATATGTAgtgttttacagttttaaaatataGTATAGAATTTGTGCTGTTGAGACACATGCAACTTTACAAACATCCGATACATCCAATCTCCTTATCATCGGATTTCCGAAAGGCAGTGTTCTTTCCAGAAAGATAAttaattgcacatttatttCGTGTAACCTTTGACACCTGTAAAagaaacaattattatttaatagtcagcagaggtgggaagtaacgaagtacaaatacttaattACTGTACTATTTTtttgacaactttttactttcactcattaaattttgactcaaaaatctgaattttctactttttacattttcaaaccaggctgattactttagttttaatctatttggtgaaatgtcaatcatttttcctctctgtttcttgtcagtacttttaccagagtctgtTAAAACGtgtatttgtacttctacttgtttgaaggatgtgtgtacttttgccatctctgataGTCACATCATTTCTGTAACAGGTactgatgatgtgtatagtTTGGTTGTGGTGTGTATTTCTAAATATGCTGCAGTATACTTATATTTATTACCTGAAAAGCCCTGGCACAGTCCACCAATTCTTCACCATCGTGTGtcttacacacaacacaatcaaTCTTCggctgtgtaaaataaaaaatgatggaTTTTTGGATAGGTTATTTTTGAGAGTTTGTAATGTTACAAAATGTACAGGATTGCAGAGTGTTTATGGTTTAAAATATTGGTTCATAAAGAAATTTGTTTTGTCAGAGTcagaagattaaaaaagaaagctaAAAGAGCTTAAATCTATAATGATATAAAGTAATACACACTGCATTATTTTGTCGTGTAGAACATTCATCTCGGTGCTCATATGCATTGTCTGAAGTCTTCTTGCACGTTGTGGCTTGCAGAAGGACGTTTACATACAGTTTTTGATCCAGCTGTgaacaaagtaaaaaagaaaatacagtaaaaggTGAGAACAGGAACTGGCTGTACATGTGATTCTTGAAAGAGTTTATTTACTACAGTTTATTTGAATTGATCCCAACGATAATTATTCATGTCTGTTGCATTAAAATTTACTTTAACAGCAAAAAGAAGTCtttctgtttaaaaagtttttgatTAAGTTAAATTTACAATACGAAGTGAAATTGAGGTTGGATCTCATCTTAACAAGCACCCAAgcatcatttttaattatattttgtatgaTCAATATTTTGAAACAGTcaatcaaaaaatgtaaaattaaatgtgatATCTCGTACTATCCAAATCTACTGACGAGATTTTGAAAATGATAAATATCTTGTTATTTTAACACACCAACCAtcaccccaccacacacacaaacacacacacatatatatatattgtttgtatCAACTGCAGCAAGAAAAATGaattttcaatttttattttaatgcaaaatcAGTAAACTATGAGTTACATATACAACCATATATTTACTTCAAACAGCAAAatgggaaataaaaagaaaaaaactttttttttttttttctctgatctGATATTTCTCAGAACACCAAATAAACAACACCCTACTTTACCAATATGGTACTCAGtagtctaaaataaaaaatatatataaaaaaattaacaaaatataatacatttacatctgACCAGTGTAGGCATTATTAGtcattgaattttattttacattaattgtATTGTTTCTCCTTGTAGTACGAGTTTTACTGAACTagaactataaaaataaatctgcattagttaagcagattacaaaatcatgttttctatttatttatattgaaataatatGAAATCATAAATTAGAGAAACCATGTCAACTTTAATGCTAAAATAATGGTTGGTATAATACACAGGCCTCAGTCAAGTTTGATTCCTGGCCCTTCATAGAAAAAGAGTTTGTGTACCACTAATGGTCAAAGCCAACgtgttaacaaaacaaaaaatgtgcaaaatggtTTTTACATAATGAGGCCAAACAAAATTGCACcaatatttaaaaagatatatagaaattgtgtttaaataactaaacatattgttttctaaatgttattttaaagtaTACCCTCAAAAATATAGATAAAACATACCTTCACTGGTTTTTTGATTAAAAGAAAAGCAACATGAAAACCCAATCCAAAGTTTTCGTTTGCCTTTTTCAGAGCCTTGTCTATATGTGTTCGTAATTCATCAGGCAAACTTCTGTAGTTATCAAAAGTCTGAGCAGAAACCAGCAGAGTCAGGGCTGCCAGAAGCAAAATCTTAAGAGTACCATCCATGTTGTTCAGGACGACTGAGCTGTGTGGTGAAGACTAAAACTATTCAGTAAACTCCGGtcaggaaaaacacacacacatacactcaagGCACTCCAACTGTTATTGGGGAGTTGGTCAGATCGTCAGAGTTTCACACATTATTACTCAGAGCACAgttcaaaaagagaaaaacctgAAATCCTGGGAATCCAGAAGCAGTTAGTGTAAACTTTTTCAACAGTATCACAAATTATTTTGGCATTTTAAAGCACAAATATGCAAAAGAACCAAGAAACAGTAGATAAAAAAGTACATACAGGCAAATAGCAACAGCTGTAACTTATTCCTGTTctctaaatgaaaataattcatAGGGTAAAAATTACCACCACAAATTTACTAGTTAAATACTTTACctaaaaatagatagataattatatttatgtatagtAGTTCTATTTCATTCCTTGTATCCATTTATCTATGCTGTAGATAGCACTCTTATACAgcgttttccctttttttctcatcACCCTAATGGACATGTACACCATATACAGTTACCTGCTGGGCATATTATGACTATTGTATTCTTCTGAACTGTACAAAGCCTCCTCGCATTTTCTTCTGTCTCAATgagtgtatttttttcattcttattaCCATACAAAACATGTTTCCAGGACCTGTTAGCTACAGGTAACTTTTTACCATTTCTAACTTTCCTTGATTTGTATGAGTGAAGAGGACTCTATGATGATGCATTACTTTCAATTTCCCAGGTTTTGAAATCTATATAACACTATTTCAGGTTTGACCATAAATAAGGAGACGGGTGAACCTAAACAACCTTCTTAACACAAGCAGTGTGAAAAAGCAACTTATTTCATATAGATTATTTTCTAAGCCCCTTAGTGGAGATGGACACTAGttagttattaataaagaataataaacagatgtgaACAGATGTGAAGTGACCTTTCAAAAACTACACTGTGAATGAAGAATGAATACAGTATAGTActtgaaggcaaaaacaaaattgttttgttttttcttttactttataaaATGGGTTTATTTCAGGGGTCATGTTATCACATGCTGTCCAGCACAGTAAATATACTGGACTTTGatttgagtaaataaaaaatgtttgtgtttcacTACTCATAAAGAACTGGTGCTTTAACAAGGTTAAGATGGTGCACAAAAGTACAAACAAGGCTTAGAGCTCCATTTTATACAAGAACATTATTTTGTGGTAAATCTAAATCTGGAtatctgcaaagctgctttgtggcAGTAACCAGTGTTAACAGCACTATATGGGTAAAGTTGTATTGAACTGAATAGCAGAACACAGGATTGAGAATCCGCTCCTAGAAGGTGTTTTGGTGACTCCCATTCTATCCACAATGCATCCAAAAATGGCAGAAGTTGTCAATGGAATGCACTTCAGCTTAGAATATCACCCACTGTGCAGGGACTATATCATTGTATTGTctcctaataataatactgaagGGGTACACCATTTAGTATCAACAGTAAAACGTTTTCCAAGATTTATCAGACCTCAGCAGAGTCCGCGGTGCAATCAAAGGTTTTAGTCACCTCACTTCCTGGTTCAGATGAACAGATATTTGTCCAAATTGGGATGTTAGTAAATGGCTTACTATATAACTATCATGTAGTTATAACTTATCATGTTTATCAGATGTTGTTTAATCTTTGGAACTACATACTTCCATTACCTCAGAAGAAAGGCCTCCCATCCAGGAACAGACATTCCATTTCAAAGTGCTacttatttacagtatgtaagCAGTCTTGCCTCCGCTAGTGTGCAGTGGCACTAGTGTCAGGGTTCCACTTGCCACGCCCCCTTAGTGGCTGTCATACTGCCGCTCACGGCTTTAACCGCAAACACCTGGTCCTCGTTACGGACCAGCCTTTATAAACGCTAGTTCAAGAGTCACAGGTTGTCAGTTCTTAAAGGTCATGCTACGGATCTCCAACTGCCAGCTTTTACCGCTGGTCCCTCCATGGACTGTCTCCGCTCCGTGGATCATCGCTGCTCCACTCCGCGGATCATCTCTGCTTTGTTCCGTGGATCATCTCCGCTCCTTTTCTTGGATCATCTCTCTCCATTCCTTGGATCATCTCCCTTCCGTGAACTATCTCTGTTCCGTGGATTATCTCCGCTCCGCTCCGTGGATCGTCCCTGCATTACGGACCAAACCCGTATGACGGTTCGCAACTCTAACTAACGTCATACCCCAGGATCCGCTCCAAACACCCACAGAGGAAGTCCCTCCACTCCTGTCCCCCACTGAGGGCGTCACTTGGCCTCTGATTTCCACCGGAGGTGCCACTAATATTGAATGACTTGATTCGGCTTTCCGGCCAATTGACAATCATGACAAGCACGGCAATAACTTGCCACATCCTTTTTTAAACCTCGCCAAAAGAAGTGTTTTAGAACACGATTGTACGTCTTTGTGACTCCAAGATGTCCCGCAAGTGGATGATCATGCgctagaaataaaacatgctggCAATATGGAGAATGAACAACAATTTGATACACCGTATTCCAATCTGAATCCGTATCCGTTTTGGAGGACCATTTTCTCATCAACATGCCATTGTCAATAACATAGGCAACTTTCTGGTCTTTAATCACATCAGaagaaacagaataaaaactAAGAACAAGAGATTTGTCCATTTTCTGCGCAGCAATAATTTCCTCTCGAGATAAAGACAGCTTTGACAATCCTACATCACTCACAGCTACTTTAGAACTCTTCAAATTATGTTTGTGTTCTTCAGATACATCGGAATTTTCAGGTTTCAAGTCAGAAAAAAGTGGAAGAATAAACGAATCAGACAAATCAACTACATCACCCATCTTTCTAGACTGAGCGCGAGTAACTGCACATGCAGGAAAAACATCAGAGTTAGTCACATCCTCTGACTGACAGAAAATATCAGGTTTATCAACAACCTCTAAAACGCATTACTTTACCACCTGCCAAATCATTCCCAAGGATAAAGTCAACACCGGTTACTGGAAGAGAAGGACAAACAGCAACCCGTACAAACCCGGTACATAATTCGCACTGCAGATGTACTCGGTGCAACGGCACTTTTACGCAACCCATCTCAATACCCTTTACAATGACACTCGAACCACAGGAGGTATCCtcagaaaaatttaatttctctGCCACAATAAATGACTGCATCGCACCCGTGTctctaagcatttttatttctttctgatcctcacttcttcttcttcttcttcttcttctttcggctgctcccattaggggtcgccacagcggatcatccgtctccacaccaccctgtcctctacatctgcctcttttacaccaactacctgcatgtcttccctcaccacatccatgaacctccttttggccttcctcttttcctcctacctggtggctccatcctcagcattcttctaccaatataatttatgtccctcctctgcacatgtccaaaccatctcaatctcgcctccctcaccttgtcaccaaaacatcctacatgctgtccctctaataaactcatttctaatcttatccatcctcgtcactcccaacgaaaacctcaacatctttagctctgctacctccagctccacctcctgtcttttactcaatgccactgtctctaaaccatacaacatcgcaggtctcaccacagtcctataaactttccctttcaattttgcagataccctactatcacaaatcactcctgtcactcttctccacccactccaccctgcctgcactcttttcttcacttctctaacacactctccattactttgcactgttgaacccaggtacctgaattcctccaccttctgaagctcttctcctgcaaccgcaccactccactgccctccctctcattcacacacatgtactctgtcttactcctactgagtttcattccccttctctccagtgcatatctccacctctccaggctcttctcaacctgctccctactctcacaacaaatcacaatatcatccataaacatcatagtccaggagactcctgtctgacctcgtccgtcaacctgtccatcaccactgcaaacaggaaagggctcagggccgatccttgatgcagtccaaccttcactctaaaccagtctgtcgtacctactgcacacttcactgccgtcacactgtcctcatacatgtcctgcaccaccctta
Protein-coding sequences here:
- the LOC124388032 gene encoding cystatin-like protein: MDGTLKILLLAALTLLVSAQTFDNYRSLPDELRTHIDKALKKANENFGLGFHVAFLLIKKPVKLDQKLYVNVLLQATTCKKTSDNAYEHRDECSTRQNNAPKIDCVVCKTHDGEELVDCARAFQVSKVTRNKCAINYLSGKNTAFRKSDDKEIGCIGCL